The genome window GGCCGCCGCCCGCACCGGCGAGCGCCTCTACATCCGCCCGTTCGAGTCGGCCTGACGCACCTCCCGCCCCGTCACCCGAGCCCGGCCCGGTGACGGGGCGTCAGTGTCCCGGCGTGCGCCCCCTGGTGCGCCCGGCCACGTTTGCCGCCGGGCCCGCCTGGACATCCCCTACCGGGGGCCGCCCGCACACCACGTCCCACGCCGGGGACCCGGCCGTCGACGACGCACTCCGTACGAGTGATCGTCCTTGACGCGGCGGTCCGGAGGGAGGACCGTTGGCTGTCATGAGGGGCGAGCCAAGTTGCCCGAGGTGCGCCGGTCGGGTGCGTGCCCCCGGTCTCTTCTCCGACACCTGGCAGTGCGACACGCACGGCGCCGTGCACCCGATGCAGCCGGTACTGCCCCCGAGTGTGGAGGCCCTGGGGGTGGCGGTGGCCCGCTCCGAGGTGCCCGTCTGGCTGCCCTGGCCGCTCCCGGTGAGCTGGCTCTACACCGGCGTCGCGCACGCCGGCGACGACCTCTCCGGCGCCCGGGCCACCGCCGTGGCCTGCTCCGGTCCGGCCCCGCTCGGCGGGTTCGGCGAACTGGTGCTGGTGGCCGAGGAGCTGGGCGTCGGGCTCGGTGCCCGGTACGCCGGCCTGAAGGGCCCGGACCCGGGCGACGTCATCTCGCTGGACCGCCCCGCCGACACCAAGCTGCTGGCCGCCGGCCGGCCGACCCCGATGTGGCACGTGCCGGACGCCCCGGACGACCGTGCGGTCTACGTCGGCGAGGCCCGCGGCCTGTGGATCTGGGCGATCGCCTGGCCCGAGCAGTCCGCCCTGCTGATGTACGACGAGCTGGTGCTGACCGATCTTCGGGAGGCCGGCGCGGAGTTGGAGTTGCTCCCGTGCGGCGCCCTCTCGCCCCGGCTGCTGGGCTAGGGCCCCGCTATCCTGGGCGGCTCCAGCCCCTCGGCAGTCAGGAGCCAGCCCGTGCGGATCGACCTGCACGCCCACAGCAACGCCTCCGACGGCACCGACTCGCCCACCGAGCTGGTCGCCGCGGCCGTCGCTGCCGGGCTGGACGTGGTGGCGCTGACCGACCACGACACGGTGGCCGGCCACGCCGAGGCGGCGGCCGCGCTGCGCACCGTGCCGGGGGCCGAGGGACTGACCCTGGTGCCGGGCGCCGAACTCTCCTGCCGGGTCGAGGGCGTCAGCATGCACCTGCTGGCCTACCTCTTCGACCCGGCCGAGCCGGCCTTCGCCGCCGAGCGCGAGCTGGTCCGCACCGACCGGTTCCGGCGCGGCCGCGCGGTGGTGGACAAGTGCCGCGAGCTGGGCGCGCCGATCAGCTGGGAGCAGGTGCAGCGGATAGCGGGCGAAGGCTCGGTGGGCCGCCCGCACATCGCCAGCGCGCTGGTCGAGGCCGGCGTGGTGGCCACCGTCTCGGACGCCTTCACCACCGACTGGCTGGCCAACGGCGGCCGGGCCGACGTGCCCAAGCACGAGACCGACCCGTTCGAGGCCGTCCGGCTGGTCCGGGCGGCCGGCGGGGTGCCGGTCTTCGCCCACCCGGGCGCGGTGAAGCGCGGGCGCACGGTGCCCGAGCGGGTGATCGCCGAGCTGGCGGCGGCCGGGCTGGGCGGCCTGGAGGTGGACCACATCGACCACGACGACCCGACCCGGGCCCGGCTGGCCGAGCTGGCCGGGGAGTTGGGGCTGCTCCGCACCGGCTCCAGCGACTACCACGGCAGCCGCAAGACGGTGCGGCTCGGTGCCCACACCACCGACCCGGAGCAGTTCGAGCGGCTGCTCGCCCAGGCGTCCGGAATCAAGCCGGTCGCGGCCTGACCCTGCGTCGGCCCGCGCGCGCCGGATCAGTCCAGCGTGACGCCCCGGCGCTGCGGGTCGCGCAGGTCGGTGCCGCGGGCCAGCCAGCGCTCCTGCAGCTCGGCCGCGCCGTGCACGCGCTTGTGCGCGGCCTC of Kitasatospora viridis contains these proteins:
- a CDS encoding DUF6758 family protein: MRGEPSCPRCAGRVRAPGLFSDTWQCDTHGAVHPMQPVLPPSVEALGVAVARSEVPVWLPWPLPVSWLYTGVAHAGDDLSGARATAVACSGPAPLGGFGELVLVAEELGVGLGARYAGLKGPDPGDVISLDRPADTKLLAAGRPTPMWHVPDAPDDRAVYVGEARGLWIWAIAWPEQSALLMYDELVLTDLREAGAELELLPCGALSPRLLG
- a CDS encoding PHP domain-containing protein, which translates into the protein MRIDLHAHSNASDGTDSPTELVAAAVAAGLDVVALTDHDTVAGHAEAAAALRTVPGAEGLTLVPGAELSCRVEGVSMHLLAYLFDPAEPAFAAERELVRTDRFRRGRAVVDKCRELGAPISWEQVQRIAGEGSVGRPHIASALVEAGVVATVSDAFTTDWLANGGRADVPKHETDPFEAVRLVRAAGGVPVFAHPGAVKRGRTVPERVIAELAAAGLGGLEVDHIDHDDPTRARLAELAGELGLLRTGSSDYHGSRKTVRLGAHTTDPEQFERLLAQASGIKPVAA